The window TATAACGCTCAGCATTGACCAGGGTCTGTTTTCGCACATAATCTGCAGGTACGGATGCGGACTGGGCTTTGGATACCTCTATGAAATAGCCGAAAACCCTGTTGAACCGGACTTTCAGGGTGCTGATGCCCGTTTTTTCTTTTTCTCTGGCTTCAAGGCCTGCAAGATAGCTTTTACCATCCCTTGCCATGGCAATCAGCTCATCGAGCTTCGGGTTAAAGCCATTTTGTATGATACCGCCCTGATCCATCTGTACAGGCGTATCTTCACGGATAGCCGTATCCAGAGTTTCTGCCATCTTCAGAAGTTTTTCTTTTTCCCCGTGAAAGGAAAAAAGGGGAGATGGTGAATGCTCAAGGGGTTCTATAATATCCGGGAGCATGAGCAGGGAGTTTTTCAGTGCCAGCAGATCCCTTGCATGGCAGCGGCCCATGATAATGCGGGTGGAAATACGTTCCAGATCATGGATGATTTTTAGTTTTTCCCGCATCTGTCTCCGGACAAGGGGTGTTTCCAGTGCCAGCGCTAAGGCCTGATGCCGCAGGTCTATGGCATCCGTATCCATGAGGGGATAGGTCAGCCACTGCCTGAGGGTTCTGGCTCCCATGGAGGTGACGGTTTTATCCATGGTCTGGAGCAGGCTGCCTCTGGAAGTACTGTCCCTGAGGTTTTCCGTGATTTCAAGGTTGCGGAAGGTAGTGTCATCCAAAAGCAGGATGCCGTCTAAAGCATAGAGCTGGATGCCCCGGATATGGGCTATATCCTGTTTCTGATTTTCCTTTACATAATGGAGCAGGGCGCCTGCGGCTCCCACACCGGCACCGGCCCGGCGGATACCAAAGCTGTCGAGACTGCGGACTTCGAACTGTTCCAGCAGGAGATTCCTGGCCTTCACGGGCATGAAATCGGCCATGGGTGCCGGGCTGATTCTGGATCTGCTGAAGAAAGGTTGCAGAAAGGCATTGGATTCTTCCTGCTCAAAGCCTTCGGGTACAAGGATTTCCTTTGCCTGAATCCGACCCAGTTCATCCCTCAGGGCTGTGTGGGATCTGGTTTCCGTCATTCGGAAGACGGCTGTGGAAAGATCCAGGCAGGCCAGTCCCCATGTTTTTCCCTGAAAGGCAATGGCCACAATGAAGTTGTTCACTTTGTCGTCAAGGAGGTGTTCTTCCACCAGCATGCCGGGGGTGAGAACGCGGACCACATCCCTTTTTACAAGACCTTTGGCTGTGGCCGGGTCTTCCATCTGCTCACAGATGGCAACTTTGTAGTTGTTCTGTACCAGCTTTGCAATGTAGATATCTGCTGATTTGACGGGAACACCGCACATGGGAATGGCATCCGGGTCTTTTCGGTTTCTTGCCGTCAGGGTAATGTCCAGAACCCTTGAAGCTGTTTCTGCATCATTATGGAACATTTCATAGAAATCTCCCATACGGTAAAAAAGGATGCAGTCTGCGTATTGCGCTTTGAGTTCCTGATACTGGATCATCATGGGGGTGTTGGCGGCGTTGCTGCTCATGGGACTCCGATGGGATTTCTTTGTGTAAGTTCCTGACCTCTTAGGACAGAGACGGCCCGGAGCGTGTATGCACCGGGCCGGAATGGTCGTCTTTGGATAGAAGTCAGTTGATATCTGGTTTTTTTATTCTTTTTCAAATTCAGGAGAACTTTCCTGTGCTGTTTTCTGACCGGTCTGGCCAGAGGCCATTCCTGCCAGCTCATCCTGAAGGGCTGCAATGGTTTCAAGGTGCTCCTGATTTTCATTGTGGAGCATTCTGAGTTTTGCCGCAGCACGTAATCGAATGACAATACTGCTTAAGAACATCATGAGAAATCCCGCTGTAAAACAAAAAATGAGATAGATTCCCGTGGGAGCTTCCGGAAATATATAGGGGGTTGTAAAATAAAAATTTAGGGAAAAGGCATAGGGCTGAAGAAGGTATTCCTGATTCTGGTAGACAAGCAGGCCGATTAATCCAAGGGTGAGCAGTGTCAGGATGAGTTTGATTCGTGTCATGGATTTCCTTCTCCCACGGTAAAAAACGATGCATTCAAGATTGTCAGAGAGTGGACAGGCGTTCTCGTGGCTGTAAAGACTGTGTCGGGATGGTGCTGAATCCTGTTTAAGATAAGGAATCAGATATTTTTGATACGTGTTTTAGGAGGTAAATTCAACCTAATTTTTTATAAAAATGCGGGGTGTGGCCTTTACGCTCCTTTTAATGGTACCATTTCAACATCTCCATATACGCCGAGACGGTCTCCCTTTACAAGTACCATGGCAGATATTTCTTTTATATTCTTTGCCTTTTCCACCAGCGGTTCAATGTCTTCGGGTTTCTGCACTTTATTGCCCATGGCCGTTGCCAGGGCATCGGCCACAGCGGTATTACTGCTTATGATAACGGCTGCATCGGCTTTGCCAAAGCTGATGGAGTGGCCCAGCCTGCCCGATGAGGTGCATATCCCCATGCCCTTGCGAGGAGGGGGTATTTTCAGGCCGATTCTACCGGAAAATGGAGAATCTCCGGCATAAAGACCGATGGTAAGCTCTGTGTCACTGCATACAAAAAGGTCTCCTCCGTTTTCAACGATGATTTTTTCGGAGCGATGCAGCAGTTTTTTTCCCATAGCTTCGGCAATGACTCCTGCAATGGCGGCCATGGGGCCTACGCCCGCAAGCTGTGATGCATGGATCATGCTCCGGATCAGGGCAGGGGCTTGGGGATCATCCGGCCATGGAAGCAGTGTTGAATGAAAATTTGGGTATTTTACTATGTACTCTCCTATTTCCCGGCGTAGTTTCAGAAGTTCTTTTCTGGCGGGTGTGGAAAGATCGTGGAGGGCCTGTATGTGAAGATCACTTTCCTTTTCACTGACCCTGAAGCTTACAAGATCCGCAGCAGCCATAAAGCGGCGGTAGTGATTGCGGCTGAGGAAGGGATCGTGCATGGAAATTCCTTTCGGACGGGCTGGTCGAAGTCTGTTATGGGTTCGTTCCGCCTGAAGCCCTGAGAAGTCAGGTGTGCAGGTAATGGCCTTGGATCAGCTAGTTTTCAGGTCTCCGGCCAGATACGGGGTTGCAATATAGCCCGGAATGCTTTGGCCGACAATGGGATTGACAGACAGGACCAGATTTTTCATAAAAGCTTGGGTTTTGTCAGTATGATGGTCTGTCCATAAATGAGGAGTTTGTGCCATGGAGGTTGATACCATTTTTAGATCTGAAGAGTCGGCCTCATCGCCTTTTGCATTCAATGCCAGTGTGGCTGCGGTTTTTGATGATATGCTCAAGAGATCCGTTCCCCTTTACCGGGAGGCTCTGGACCTGCAGATGAAACTGGCAGATCGTTTTTATCTG is drawn from Desulfobotulus mexicanus and contains these coding sequences:
- the mutS gene encoding DNA mismatch repair protein MutS, encoding MSSNAANTPMMIQYQELKAQYADCILFYRMGDFYEMFHNDAETASRVLDITLTARNRKDPDAIPMCGVPVKSADIYIAKLVQNNYKVAICEQMEDPATAKGLVKRDVVRVLTPGMLVEEHLLDDKVNNFIVAIAFQGKTWGLACLDLSTAVFRMTETRSHTALRDELGRIQAKEILVPEGFEQEESNAFLQPFFSRSRISPAPMADFMPVKARNLLLEQFEVRSLDSFGIRRAGAGVGAAGALLHYVKENQKQDIAHIRGIQLYALDGILLLDDTTFRNLEITENLRDSTSRGSLLQTMDKTVTSMGARTLRQWLTYPLMDTDAIDLRHQALALALETPLVRRQMREKLKIIHDLERISTRIIMGRCHARDLLALKNSLLMLPDIIEPLEHSPSPLFSFHGEKEKLLKMAETLDTAIREDTPVQMDQGGIIQNGFNPKLDELIAMARDGKSYLAGLEAREKEKTGISTLKVRFNRVFGYFIEVSKAQSASVPADYVRKQTLVNAERYITDELKIFEDKVLNAQDEQIRMEMAIFEELRQQAAALHKDIGLAADFLARVDVLFSLAQLAEEKGYSRPEMATDGVIDIQDGRHPVVECMLQNNRYVPNSIHMDNIESQILIITGPNMAGKSTVLRQVALIVLMAQMGSFVPAASAKISVTDRIFTRVGASDNLAEGQSTFMVEMEEAANILHNATPDSLVIMDEIGRGTSTFDGLSIAWSVAEYLHNLKKKGVKTLFATHYHEMTRLADSLPRVRNFSVAVREWEDNIIFLHRLIKGGANRSYGIQVAKLAGLPDSVIHRAGGLLARVENGHALWEENTTATEDGATPDQPRQLSLFPGPEKVIVQTLKEADINTMTPLEAMNFLAILKEKAIDTDL
- a CDS encoding LapA family protein → MTRIKLILTLLTLGLIGLLVYQNQEYLLQPYAFSLNFYFTTPYIFPEAPTGIYLIFCFTAGFLMMFLSSIVIRLRAAAKLRMLHNENQEHLETIAALQDELAGMASGQTGQKTAQESSPEFEKE
- a CDS encoding UPF0280 family protein, whose product is MHDPFLSRNHYRRFMAAADLVSFRVSEKESDLHIQALHDLSTPARKELLKLRREIGEYIVKYPNFHSTLLPWPDDPQAPALIRSMIHASQLAGVGPMAAIAGVIAEAMGKKLLHRSEKIIVENGGDLFVCSDTELTIGLYAGDSPFSGRIGLKIPPPRKGMGICTSSGRLGHSISFGKADAAVIISSNTAVADALATAMGNKVQKPEDIEPLVEKAKNIKEISAMVLVKGDRLGVYGDVEMVPLKGA